AGCTTTTGTGCCAATTTAGGGCAAAGGAAAGAGGCAGCTTTGTCAGCCTAGTGGGAACTAAAGGAAACAAAGCAAAGATGAGGGGAAGGACCATTTGTTCATAATGGACACATCTTTCCTTGTTTCCCATGCCTTTTGCTTCCCCTTTTATGTTTGATGCAATCAAAGCTTTTATTTAATGTCTAAACCATGAGTAGAAAGAATGTCTCGATTTGAGAGTCGTACAAATGTTGAATTGTACATTTAGGGTCTAAAGGGTAATTACAGAAATCGAAGGTATAGAAGAGACTAACTCTCCATTATTACGAAGACTTCTAGAAGatacaaaaagtaaaaatatgaaagaaagcTTATgtctaaagaaaataaaatcataccAAGAATTCATGGTTTcaaacatttggtatcagaggcaTGCTGAACTTAATTATGTGGAGTTCAACCGTTAAACTCTATCAAATATATAGTGTGCTTCGAAGGAGGATTTGGCCAAGATAAGAGTAAATGAATAGACGACTGTTTGAAGAGGGTCTTTCGTTTGAGTGAAGGATAGTTGGAAGAGGGACTAAAGTTCCACGTTGACTGAAAagtaaacagaaaaaaaaaaaaaaacacgtggATATAAgtaaaagataatatttctattgacatgacatCTTTTCCGAAAAATACTTGGCGAACAAAGATTATTAGGAGGAAACTGTCCAAACTGCAGTCAATTTTGATTAAGATATCTTAAACCTTTCACTTGAATTCAACGAAGAAAACTATAGGCCTAAAGAAGATTTCAATAAAGAAAACTAATTACAGATGGAATACAAGAGGATTTTACCTACTGTAGACATCAAAAAGGAACCATCACCAATAACATTGCACATACAACAGAGTCCCAACAATGATTCTATTCTATAAGCACATTGCAACCAACAAAAGTTAGTTATAAAAACTTATTAAAGATTCGAATCTCCCACCTCCCTAGTCTCGACGAAGTATTCATGATGCTCTTCCTGGCAGTTAGCAgcctttctttccctcttttcCTAAAAAGCAGAGAAAAGCTATACTAAGAGAGGaagtaaagaaaatgaagcttcTTTCTTGTTCCCTATAGTTTAGTGATTTATAATGTTCTCTAGTAACTAATGGATGGCAATAAAGGGTGTTAATTTTAACAAGGATTACATCCATAGCCCATTTCTATATGGCCTCGGAACAACGTCAAAAGCGAAAAGGAAATCGAAAATCTATCACCATATATCAGATGCTAGAGTTTTCCTGCTCTGCTAAATCAATTTGTTCAACATCATGATGTGAAAAACAATTGTGCCAGCAATTAGAAGCAATTGTAAATGAGCAGGGTATCAATATAACTAAGTTCATTGTTCGAATTTCACCAAGTGATTTCATGGATGCAAAATCATTCGTTGCCAATCAAAAGTGTGCCAAGCTGTATACGAGAATCCAAGCAAGCTGAAAACAcaagaagagaaggaagtaAGCAAAATCATCGACGGAACTAGCTGAATTTGAACATGAAAGCAAAAGAATCCCTTCCTGAAGAAGAGTTCGGTTAAGGTGCATTGCATTATTGAGTAAAGTAAAGCACAAAGATGCCAAAGTACCAGAAAGAGAGTTATAGAAGCGAAAAGGCCCTCTTGGAGAAGAGCTCCATGACCTCCAAATTCCTCTTCATCAACTTTCAATATCATCGCATAGTATCCATATACAATGCTGGTTGATATCGCCAGGAAACTGGAAAATGGAAACAAGCATCTGTAAGATAGCTTGCATAGTATCCATATACAATGCTAGTTGATATCATAAGGCTAACAATAAGCTACATAAAGAACAACGCATATATGATTTCACAGTAATTGAGTATTCAGAAGGTTTGGAATACGCAACACTCACATTAGAAACCAAATGCCTCCAACCAAAGGTATGGATCCCCACAGAAGTCCAAGAACAACGGCCACTGCTTGTCGAATCCAGTGCAAAACATCTCCTAGTTGGTCCTATTGACGGATTTGATGAACAGAAACTAAGAACAGTATGGAAGCAATCTAGTTCTTTAAGAAAACTCAATACAGGCATCAAATTGAAGCCTCCAAATAGAAGGTGATAGTGGGACTCCACGTATAGAAGCACCAATTGGAAGATGTAAAGTCGCAGTAACAGTTTTCCCTTAATTTCTAAATCAAGAATTAATGAATGTGACATTTCACTAATTAAAAACTTTACTTAAATTGCAACATTCAACACTACAATGGAACGCTTAAATCCTAATTCCTCCTAAATACAACAGAGAACATAAGCAGCAATAGTAAAGATGTACAGCAATTTCCACATGAATCCAAGACCTAAAATTCAAGTACCTTGTCCCAGGAGGCCTCTGGATCGAACAATTTAGCGAGCTTGAACGGAGCCAAGTGTCCATTTTGGTGATCTTGATGCTGATGAAGATTGAGCTTCATCGGTTTCGATTCTTTCATACCGGATAATCCAAGCAATCACTCGTcggaaattgaaataataataaaagtagaacagaaaaaaaccaaagaatCTGCAGTAAGCTTAGATCTAGATTCCTGAAAACGAGAAGAGAAAATGCTCCAGTCGGAACAGAAACACTGTATTCAGTAACTCCTAGGGTTTTCAGGGAAGAACATAGGCAGACACCATTGGATCAACGAAGAAGAAACTTCAATTTGCAGAATTCATTTGCGGCAAAATCACTGCAAACCATGAAAGTGTCGTCTCCCGTCTGGTTTTTTCAGCTTCGGGTTTGGAGCACGTGTGGAAGATGCACAACCAGGAGTTAAATGTCAGCGGCACGTAGCCACTTGAATCTAGGCCGGCCCATTAATCAGAATGTACCAAAATAGCCCAAATATGAATGCAGGCTGGCCCATTCCTAAACAATACGGTTTACTGGGTGAGCCCAGCCCAAAATTTGTgccaataattttatttatttattttttaaatgtagtCTTCGGCTTTTCCTGCCAATTTGCCGAACCAAATACATTGATCGAATGGCGCCTTCTTCCTCCAGTGCCGCCGAAGCATCGTGAaattctccttctccttctccttcctccTGTAATGCCGTAGGATCGTGAATTCATTATCCGTCTCCTTCACTGATTCTTCGACGGTAACTCTCGCGCTTAGTTTTGCTATCGAATGTTTGCATTGCGCGCCAGTTTCTGTTCATTTCGATGTAAGTTTTTGCATTCTAAAGCCTCGTATGGTTATGTTGACCAGAGCTGACGATTCGAGTTGTAAGAAATCCGCTTCGAGCCGTAGTCCTAGTCCTTTACGAATTTGGAAATCATAGAAACTTATCATTCAGACTAGCATTGTTGATTGAAAATCCGAGTCGCAGAGGATAATCCAAAAGCCGTGTTTAGTGCACCGATGAACAAATGTTCGACGCATTAAGGCTATTACAGACAGGATTATAGTAAATAGACAAGATTGTATTAAACACTGTCTTTTTTCTATGACGGAGATGTGATGATCTTTACTCGAAATGGACTTCCACAAGTATACAACGTTCTTCGGAGATCGTTACGAGCGTTAATTGAGgtatttttacttttgttttgttaggATTCGAAGACTTGATTGAGGCATAATTATCAGTAGGCTGTGTCGTTGTTAATTGTGTGAGAATGCATTTAAGTATCTTGTCATCGAACTATCATCGGTTATAGTAGCCTTCTACACTCCTTTCAGCATTAACTTCAATTTGTTGTGGAGTATGTAATGTTCTTCATCGTACATAAAGATATTGGTACCATTATTCGAAGATATCGTTCATGCGTCCCCATTCCCTTCAACTTTCAGATTGTTCGTTATGAAGGATTAGGAAAGGAGGGAAAGAAGATGcaggagaagaagatgaaagtaAGAGGAATGGTATACCTCGTCTCCGTTAACTTCAGATGCAACATTTGACTTGTTTTCATTCTCGAATGTACAGataatcatttcaattatcaGTTTCATTCTCTTATATAGCTTACTTTCTTGCAACAAATGTATCGTGTTAGTTGTTGGAAAACGATGCACAAATTCTCTTATATAGCTTACTTTCTACCTGTTCTTAGTTTTTAACCAAGGACgacga
The Cucurbita pepo subsp. pepo cultivar mu-cu-16 chromosome LG16, ASM280686v2, whole genome shotgun sequence genome window above contains:
- the LOC111776861 gene encoding uncharacterized protein C20orf24 homolog, with the protein product MKESKPMKLNLHQHQDHQNGHLAPFKLAKLFDPEASWDKDQLGDVLHWIRQAVAVVLGLLWGSIPLVGGIWFLIFLAISTSIVYGYYAMILKVDEEEFGGHGALLQEGLFASITLFLLAWILVYSLAHF